From Malaciobacter mytili LMG 24559:
AAGTTAAAGCTTCAAAAACATCAGCAATTGCTAACATTTTATCTTCTAAACTCATAGGTAAATCCATAATCTCTTTTGCACCATATCCTCCTCCACCAACTTTTTTATGATGACTTCCAGCAATTAAAGGTACTTTTTTTAGCTTTTTAGGAAAGGGTAGAGTATTTAACATATCATAAGTGACTACTACATGATTATTTATTATCTCTCTTTCTTCTTGTGTTAAAGTTCCTCTTTGAATATTTAGATTATAAACTTCATCATCACTTAGTAGATTTATTTTTTGATTATTAATAGTTATTTGTCTTTTTGAAATTTGTACAACTCTTTGTTTCATCTCTTCAGTCATATAAACACCATAATTTATTTTACAAATAAAGTTTAAATCTTCTTGAAGTTTTAAAATCTCTTTTTTTATTTTTTCTTCAAATATAATTATTTGTGAGTTATTTGCAAGTTTTTGTTTTAAAAGCTCTATTTCTAAGTCCCTTTTGGCCACTTCAATTTTTGTTTTAATTACTTCAACTCTATCATAAATTGTCTCTAATTTTGTACTTTTATCTATAATATGTTCTGGAGTTGTTATTTTGCCAATATCATGAAGCCAAGCAGCTGTTTCTATCTCTTTTAATTGATTTATCGTATAATTTATATCTTTATAAGTAGTTGTATCTTTATTTATCTCTTCTGCAAATAATGAAGCAATATAAGCTACTTTTTTAATATGTCCACCCGTATGATAAGACTTTTCTCCCATTGCATTTGCAATTGATTTAATAAAAGAGTTTAATAAATCTTCTAAACTTTTAATAAGTCTAGTATTTTCAATAGAAACGGCAGCTTGTGATGACATAGATTTTATTAATTTTTCATCCTCTTTTGTAAAAGAGATTACTCTTCCTTTACTATCATGTTTATTTAAAAGTTGCAATACTCCAATAACCTCATTTTCATAGTTTGTTAAAGGTACAACTAGCATGGATTTTGTTCTATATCCTGTTTTTTCATCAAACTTTTTAGTTCCAGAAAAGTCAAATCCTTTTGCATAATAAACATCTTCAATATTAATTAATTTATTTTCAAGTGCACATAATACTGCAACCATCTGTCTATTTGCACTATTATCTTTTTTGTATAAGGGGAGGGTTGGCCAAGTTATCTTCTCTTGAGTTCCACCCATTTTTATATTTAAAGAATCAGTTTGTACAACAGTAAAAAATAACTCTTTTTCATTTACTAAATATAAAGTTCCTCCATCAGCTTTTGAAAGATTTTTTG
This genomic window contains:
- a CDS encoding HD domain-containing phosphohydrolase, with amino-acid sequence MLQNKIKILGAFGGKGVDMNNTCIQVTPNIVIDAGNILKGIGEKASQIDHIFLTHSHLDHIVDIPFLIDAYFEKREKPITVYALKETIEHLNKYIFNWNIWPDFCEIELIGQNNSAIKFVELKSNDEIEFEDCKIKAIKTNHTTSSCGYVVTKNNNSLLFTSDTYKCNTIWDELNNNKNIKTLIIDVSFPSRLATLAKDSKHLTPNDLKEELKKLKRDDITIFINHLKPSYTKEIKDEILKLNILNGGNILADGDIIDLKKSTIQASLIHENEIKGHLSQLIEIGNLLTNEKDLNILMEKILLAAKNLSKADGGTLYLVNEKELFFTVVQTDSLNIKMGGTQEKITWPTLPLYKKDNSANRQMVAVLCALENKLINIEDVYYAKGFDFSGTKKFDEKTGYRTKSMLVVPLTNYENEVIGVLQLLNKHDSKGRVISFTKEDEKLIKSMSSQAAVSIENTRLIKSLEDLLNSFIKSIANAMGEKSYHTGGHIKKVAYIASLFAEEINKDTTTYKDINYTINQLKEIETAAWLHDIGKITTPEHIIDKSTKLETIYDRVEVIKTKIEVAKRDLEIELLKQKLANNSQIIIFEEKIKKEILKLQEDLNFICKINYGVYMTEEMKQRVVQISKRQITINNQKINLLSDDEVYNLNIQRGTLTQEEREIINNHVVVTYDMLNTLPFPKKLKKVPLIAGSHHKKVGGGGYGAKEIMDLPMSLEDKMLAIADVFEALTSNDRPYKKGNTLSKSMAILADMVKDKSLDKELMQFFVEKKLYLKFANEFLSEEQIDEFDIDFSKL